Genomic DNA from Cloeon dipterum chromosome 3, ieCloDipt1.1, whole genome shotgun sequence:
AGTTATAAATGTGCGCAGAGAGGTCCGTAGAGGGCGCACAAGCTGATTAATGGGCGCAGTCCTCATTTTATTTCCCTAAAAGCAAGTCATGGACATgaagaaatgaatttgaagAGAAGGGAGAGTAATTAGCTTCTTTGACGAGAAAATTGCTGCACCTTTGGACTCcatctgtaattttttctagTTGACATTTGGTcggagcaaaaattaataatgaaatctTCAACCcataaaaaatcagattttctcaaaattacaccaaaaatatccattttgataaaacattttgtaaaCAGAAATCTGCCGAATTGTGTTGTGCCCCTGCTGGAGGTGTTGGTTGCCCTGAGCGAAGACACGGTCTCTGAGGTGTCAAATGCGGCAAACGCTGCTCTGGAGGACGTGTCTAGAGTGTTTGGCGATGAAATGGATCTGACGGAGATTCTCGAAGGAAACTTGTATCGAGTTGCTGAGCAGCTGCCGTCGATTTTCACCAAGAAGGGTAACTACacggtttaattttattcttaccGTTAGGGTTACACAAATATAATCACTTTGTTAAAAACgagtttttttctcttgaataggaacagtaaaatatttttctgaatgtttgatattattttatgaacaaAACGATCACggataaaacaattttaagactttCGAGCCTAACTTTCCATCGTCTACACTGTTTGTGGAAACGTGCAATTTATACGTTTAATgttatgtaaaaaaatgaataaaaaaccaaattttaaatctatttgaGTAAGAAATtagataaatcaatttttgtgttgaCGGTTAAAGGGAAATTTTCTGGTCCTGTTGAGTTGCAAAACCATTTGAAATcgtttttaaagcattttaaaattaaaaagaaaacatttaaaagaatatagCCATCCtatcaaataaatagcaagacgaaaatgagaaaaaatactcCAAAATTGCCGTTATTCGTCAAAATCTCCGTTTCAATTTATTAGCAGTCAAAAAGATTTGTTTATGAAATTCAGATGAACGACGACAGCTCGCCGGCTTGGGACTTCTGGTTGGATACCTCCGTCTTCTGAGCCACAAACTCCAGGATGCGTTGCTCCTCCACTGCAAACTGGTGTTGGACTCTTTGATGTTCGTCTGCACATTTGAAACCGGACATATTGTCCTGCTTGAAGACCTGTCAATCAAAGGTAATTTGGTTCACTTCTTGTTCTTACTTAAGacaaagtcaatttttttgcatttgattaaattaaactccGCTTACAATCTTACCcccaaagaaattaattgactGGTATCCAAATTAATATGTGGTCTCTGAGCAAAACCTCAACCTGATGTTGTAGACGACGCAACTCCAGTTCAGAATCGGCCATGGCTGCAGCACAAACACTTCATCGGTAGCGACGGGGGCGTGCTGCTGCGCAAGGCGTGCGGAATTCTTGCTCAAGAGGCCGAACTGGTGGTGCCGCAGCTTCTGGCCGTCATGGTGGACAAACCGGCCTTGCAGAAGGAGGCAGTGCACCTGATTAACCTGACGCTTGGCCATCTGACTGAGTTTCCTAAGGCGAAATTGGTGGCTGAGAGCTTCGCTGATCCGGCCGTCTGGGCCGTGCAGCTCACCCCTGAAGGAGACACGACTGTCGCTCAAGCCAGGTCAGtctttaaaattgtgtttgctaTGTGTCTTGATATTCTATGATTGAATTTACAGCCAGGAAATTTTTACTAGATTAATATGTCTACTGCAAATTGATTAGTTTCTGTCTGCCTGTGTCGATcggcttttatttaattttaggggACAGTTAACAAATTGAAACTGCTATTGGGAttgtattttttggttttaggcacgaaaaccaaaaaatcaggGAAATGCACtggagtattttttattgaaattataacCAAAgtgttttacaaatatttcttcgatttatttcaacttaaaaagCACTGAAACCACATTTTGTAAGTTCCAattgattcctgagggtcgaaataggtgggtttaatcattttttcggTCGAAAAATGTTTGTGACTTGCGGGAAGAGGTGCATAgaaaaacgcacgttgctttggcgcgcgcaACGCATGAACCTGACGTCAAAATTCTCTCACGTGCCATTCATGAAGCATGGCATTGGTAGATGAGagagagctgtgacgtcagaggggtgatgcttgcgcagtagcgaccaaAAGGTTCATGCGTtgcgcgcgccaaagcaacacGTGATATCAagaattcaagaaaaaaaagcactttttacaatttatttcaaaccgTCAGGTCAAACGTGGTGCTGGCGTGCCTGCTGTGCGAAGgtctggcggcggcggccacctCGTCAGGTCGCAAGGTGCGTGAACTGCTGAGCGTGGTGTTGTACCCTGTGCTGGAGAGGGCCGGCAGCGGCATCGAGCTCGTATCCCTGGCAGGCCGGCTCGCCCTGTCCACCGTGGCCTCGTGCCTCGGACACCCGAGCATGGCCGCTCTCGTGTGCAACGAGGCCGAGTACTTCACGCACTACGTCACAGTCAAGCTGCGCAGGCCCAAGGACAACCCTGGCGCGCTCCTCGTCCTCTGCGCCGTCCTCAAGCACGGCTCCAAGGATATTCTGCCATCGGTCGAGCTTGTTGTTGGAGATGTaagctctttatttttatttagatttgatgaaatttcataatttaactgttggcaagaagatttttttttcttttcaagaacGATCCAAGACAGTTTGAACTTAAACCGTATATTATATCTAATTTTGAACCCCTTTCTAACATCCggctataaattatttcatttaattacttttgtaAACGAAATAGCAAATTACAAACGATTTTTCGTCATTATTAATAGTCGTGGTGTgttaggaaaataataagtCTCTTACAGTGAAGTTTAAGATTTAGTTGTCACCAAcatgaatttaatatcaacgttttatgaaactttttttaggttttgaCTCGGTGTCAAGACAACAGAGTCATTCCACGCTACATGGACGTGTTCCTCGCCCTGATCTCAAACATTCGTCGGTTCTTCCCGCCGGAGGAGGTGCAGAACTCCGCAAAGAAAGTAGAATTAGAACTCCACCACGAATCTCCAGTCGTGGAACAGCTCCTACTCGTTGAAAAACTCAGTCGGGCGTCTGTGACGGACGCAGAGGAGGCCAAGGAGGATGCGCAGAAAATGGCTGAACCTGAGTCGGAAGAGAAGGAAAAGATAGTTCCGATTCACATTAGGCTGATCGAAGCGGTCCTGCAAAGGTGCTTCCACATGCTGCCTTCAAAAGACAAAGATATTCAGGTAGGAATGCacctttttcataaaatttttggagattttGTGCCTTTGAtggtattttttgctttatttaatttaaattctcattaAGATTAAtgttgaacaaaataattaaattattgtgaaagTGTTCtgccaattttataaatccatatattttcttattaaatttaatttacctttttgaaatttcgccATTCAGATCTTGGCTCTGAGAGCGATGAAACGAGGTTTGCCGATTCTGGAGCCGTACGAGGACCAGCTGTTGCCTCTGGTGCACAAACTGTGGTCTCCGCTCGTGCAGAGATTCTCGCCAAATCAGGACGTGGTCGTACTCAGACTGAGCTTCGAGCTGCTGTGCATTGTGGCCAGTTGCAGCAAGAACTTTATCAGGCACAGGTGCCTCGAGCAGGTCCTGCCGTCCATCTGCCAGTTTGTCCGCAAACAGGCCAATGTCACCAGCAGACACAGGTTAATTtctcactttaaaaatttaaaaaaaatccttgtcTGTTTGTTCAAaagtgataatttaaaattaatttcatgatgAGCAAACTTTCACTCACTTTTTCCTTGATATACCAGTGTTTAATAACCAAATATTCAGGGAAACGATGCTGAGCCAGAGCATGAAGCTTCAGAAAGCGGCCCTGGACAGGTTGGCCCCTCTTGCTCGCGATTTGGACCTTCAGGAGGAAGAAATCCACACGATCCTAGAGGCATGCAGTCCGTGCCTGAGTAGCGAGCAGCCTGTGGTTCTCCAGGTCAGTCAAGAACAATgctttgaattgaattttcaggTTGTTAATTTCTAAATCGCAGGAGAGCTGCGTTGAGCTGTTCAAGCAAATGAGCAGAATTAATTCTGACGCCGTGTGGCTGAGACTGAATATTCTCTGGAATGAAGGCAGGGAGTTTAAAAGCGTTTCTCACGCGTGTCCTAACATTAGAGTAAGTTGGACTTGATTTTTCCTTGAATGTAAACTAAAAATTCAGAGGCAATTGAATCAAGCCTATAAAGCAAGTTTTTAGTAAacgtgatttgatttttttcagtaaagTGATTAGAAATTACTCATCACGttgtttttaactttcattTGTTCTTGgttaagatttaattaattttaatgaggcagTATAACCATttcccttttaattaaataatttaattttaacttctttCAGTTACCACTCATGGCAGCGAATGCAGGCCGCTACAAAGCCAACGTGCAATTGTTATTGCAGCATATTAAATGCTgacagatattttaaaataaaacaacgtCAACTTTAAGGGATCTTTTCTTTCTCCGCAATCGCATCCTTCATATTTATTCCAGTGATATTGCTGCTGCGACAGGTCGTATAGAAAACattcaacaaacaaacaaacaataaagaGTCGGGATTCCCTGAATGGTTTGGGCCACGTTTGTCCCGCGACGAGGAATGAACGAGAGGGATCACAAAGTAAACGAGAACAGCACCACTCACTGTCCAACCACCGACCGGCACAACTAACTATTTCTCTGGCTCGGCTTGCTTTCACTCGAGCGCGCACTCACTTCCACGCCTGATTGCGAGCCTTGCGCGCAGCCAGTTTTTTGGTCACGTACGACGCTATCACAAGACCGAGCAGCACGGCCGCGATCAGGAAGTGGTCAAAGTCGTCCTTGAGCAGGTCGAACGCCTTCGACGGTGCCACTCTTATGTAAAATAGGTCTGGAATCAAAGAGAAAATGTGTGGAATGAtgattaatgaattaaaaaggagaaaattttcataaagagAGTAAAAGAAATCAGGATTTGAACAAGGACTTTggtctaaaataatattcttgaaTACACCAGAAGTATAAGCTCTTTGTGTTTGAAGccgtcaacagatggcgccactgcatactttggtaatattttatagttttaaggcacttccgctgtgatttcagactcaatccagtgtgcattcttcacttaatatgctttctttaaccgttctgaaaaccaaattcggctaagccaatcgccgtaggagcatgataaaatttttttaaaatttcaaactattcAACGGCGAATGGCTCACcgaatttggttttcagaacgtcaaaagaaagcgtattaagtgaagaatgcacactggattgagtctgaaatcacagcgaaagtgctttaaattaaatttattacgaaagtatacagtggcgccatctattggcggcttcgaacacttagagCTTAGACAACAagtacattaattttttaaaaaaagttcaaatataTTCTTACCAAGGCCGTAGACAAGGACTAGACAGGTAGACTCAAGGCCGCTGGGTGCTGTGTGAATGCCTCTGACTCGATTAACAGTCTGATTGTAGTTGATGATGGCGTCCGGTGGGATGGGCAGCTCTGGCGTGTACGGGATGACGCCCTCGTCGCGCATCTCGCCAGTCTGAACAGTCGGCCGTCGCGGGTCGACGAACATCCAAGGCAACTCGAGAATATTGCCGTTCGGCAAGGCCACTACGAGTAGAAAGAAGTGTCAAATTAAAGCGGCCTGGTGGATGGCGAGTGGCGAGGCACTCACTGATTAAATGTTTGCTAGTGATTCCTTTCTCGGTGATCGTTTCCTTCATCGTGTCCACGGCCGATGGGAAAATGTACGCTTGCTGCTCCACAAGTGGACGAACCGAGTTGGACTTTGATGAGAATGCTGCagggttttaaaattgtttaggTTCCATTCCGTTCGGGGTGCCATCTGGTGGCATTCCACGTGCACTAAACACTAACCTGTGGTGTTGCTCCGGCTTTTGCCCTCGTACAGTTCGAAGGAGGCCAGCTCCGTCCTGCGCATTTTCTCGTTGAAGTAGCTGTAGACCAGCCAGTTCTCCGAGTGGACCACGTTGACGGGTGCCCTCGCCCGTTTGTGCGTGGCCGAGTGCACAACGGCGCCCGACACTCCGTCCACCAGGTACATGTTCAGGATGTCTGCGTACGTTTGAggtaaaaactgttttttatttcccaaagtGAAACCTACATTTGTGGGACGAGTCGGACACTTGGCTTATGATGGCGATGAGATTGGGGTTGATATACTTGTACATGACGCTGCGATCGGCCAGCACGCGTCCTTGAGAGTTGACTCGCTCGGTGGGGTTCTTGCCAACTACGGCCACCACCTCGCGGTCTGGTCCATCTGGCAGTTGCAGCTCCCAAACTTTCGTTGCTACTAAATCCTGATGGATTCACAGACACTTATgagcctttttttaaaaaaatatttatttatttgaattaaaggcatgaaatttcagaatgaGAGCCATTTTCTTAgcatttgagaatttttaaaagagaattttttattctattcaTAAGCAGggagaggaataaaatttccacGCACCTTTGGGGTCGAGTGTGCAAACGAGAATCCGGCAAAGGTGCCTTTGGCTGGCCAGGTGGTGAACATGTAGAGACTGGCCGCCTGCTTGAACGCGTTGGCCTTGGACTCTGGTGGGTAGACGTGCACCTTCAGCTGGTCGTCCAGCACGACCAGGCCGCGCAGGAACTCGTCGTCAGGGTGCGGCAGCTGCATCACCTGCTGCACCTTGTAGCCCAGAGTGTCCGAGCTCTGCACCAGACCCTTGATCGGCTCGAAAGTCACGGCTAAGCCTTCACCAGTCaactaaaatcaaaagtaTATACCCTGTCGTGAAATTTCCCGCCGATTGATTGATATTTCGGAATAAAAAGCTAAGAACTTCGATTTAACTATTACGTTTTACAGATTAATGACAGAAAGTTACAAGATTCCAGGTTTCAATGGCCGAGCAGAGCTTGGATTGGCTGATAACTCTCCCCTCTTAAAAGTAGGGGGAGAAGGACCAATGAGAATGCTTGTAGAGCAATggttggaattaaaattcaaatatttgaacaaaacCTGTCATTCACTTACCCTGTCCTTGCCAAGGATGGCGCAGAGAGGCGTGAAAGGCACGTGGCTCGTGGTCCTGAGCACGTAGAGCGGCACGACGGGCGACTTGCCGACGTGGAGGGGCGCGAACCTCGGCAGCTGGATCTGCCAGATGAGTTCACCCCTGAGGTTGTCGATGCCGAACACCTTTCCGGCCGATGTCACGGCCACGATCATCTTGTGTAGGCCGAATGTGTCCCTTATGAGGGAGGCGCGTGACGGGCCGGACGAAGAGGCCGGCTGCACCAGCCCTAATACTGTCTGCGCCAGAACTTTGATCTGCAACACCTGGCTCGTCAGCCTGCGCATCACCATGCCCACGATTCCGGCTGaaaattcattcttttttaCTGGAGAGAAGGATAATGCATGAtgagcagcaataaaaaaagccAATCGTGCCTAACTCAAGAAGCTTGAATTATTTACAGGTCCAAAATGTTATACACTCTGTAAGATTTGCAACAAgcgaaaaacaaaagttaattagtcgttctgataaaaaaaaaatgccaccAGTTGGCTCCGTTGTAGGAATTTCAAGTTTCTGGTGGCACAGCTCACACAACATAGCATGAAAAATCCTACTCTGTCAAAGTAAAAAACGCATAGTCAGCATAGCAAAACTGCTAAGCCAAAAGTAAGAATCACTAGCATGCTAGGTTCTGGCAAAAAATCACACCGACGTCGCTCAGTACTTACTGGCCGCCCCCAAATCCTCTGCGGAGCAAGTGTTTCagacaaaagttttaaattatctgcCAACGAAACCGTATTTTGCTCATATTCACCTTGTTTGCTGCCAAACTCAGACTCGATAGCCGCGTCCAAGTCCGAGACAGGAAGGTCGATGATCTCTATGCTGATGATTGAAGCCAGCGCCTCCTCCCTCGTCCAAGTGATTTGCCCTTCAGATTAACTCCATTAgaaaaaccgtttaaaattGGGTTTCATATTGAAATACCTGGAATGTTGACGAAGGAAATGGTGTGGTCCTCACCGCTGAGCACGGCAGAGCACTCGTCCTTGATGCAAATAGCGGCGGTCAGGGTGCATGGACTGAACTTGGAGCCGAGGATCAGTGTGTTTGAATACTCGTCCACCTCAACGCCAGTGTTCAAAGAAACGGCGGACACTTGAAGAGCGGAGCTCTGGACAAGAGGGTTAATTTGCTCAGttcaaaaaatgcagtgcagtggaataaagcgatttttttctaatttgacCAGTTCTCTTGCTTTGTGGACAACCCTGATTCCTGTCCTACTTTAATTAACTGAATCATCATTACTCACATCAGGTTTGTTCTCCAGTTTGAACATGATGTTGGAGTCAAACGGCGTGGCCAGCAGCGAGGCAGTGGCGCTGGCCTCGTGGATGGCCCTCGGTCCCTTGTCCCCCATGAGGAACACGGTCTGCTTTCCAGGCAGCCTGAGCGAGAAGGCCAATTCTCCAACGCCGCTCAGCATGGGCACGGCGGCCGGCGTGAGATCGAACGAAGCGAGTGGCACCTCGGCGAAGGCAGCGCCGTCGGCCAAGGAGGTCCAGTAGAACGATTTTTGGGTGACGCAGACGACGTTGGCGCCGACCAGGACGCAGTCGTAGGCGCCGCCAGCCGTCCAGGGCGCCGCCAGTCGTCGGGAGCCGAGATCAGAACCCGACTCGAGCGAGAAGGCCGACACCTCGAGCTGCCCGTCCAGCGGCACCACGTGGTAGAGCCGGCCCTTGTCCACGGCCCAGCGGGCCCGCGCGGACTGCTGCTGCGACAGCGACCACTCCCACGCCAGAAGCCCGTTTGTCTTGTCCCATGCGCGCACGTGCACCCGCGGTCCGCCCGACACCGAGACCAGCTCCTTGCCCACATGCATGTGCTGCACCGACTCGTCCTTCTCGAGCACCTGCTGCCACAGGATGTTGCCTATGGACACCACAGACTTGATTAGCATCGGATGCGCATGATCATAATGCGCTAAATCTCaatatttaactttgaacTCATTCGCTTCAAGATTGCGGTGctaagagcaaaaaaattgtaaatgaatggtggcgccatctttGTGTTGGCAGTTTAAAACAGTAAGGGGGCTTTCCTAATTAATACTTTGctaaattacaaaaagtaAGTAATCTGCGACTTAAACCGGAAGTTTCCACGCCATAATAGTTGaagttgctttaaaaaaattgattttacgagcagaaacaatttaaatttagttaaaaaaaactataagttttttaattaaaatttccgtCCGGAAATAGCTTTGACAAATTATCAGATACGCCAAAATCAGGAATACAATTCGATAAATAGGAAATGATAATTAGGAAACaggaaatcaatattaaaaatattttttcacctgATTTGGGGTGTAGGGCGGCCAACACGTTTTGCTCGGTGGCCACCAGGATCTTCCTGGTGCCGCTGACGGCATCGAAGGCGGCGAACCTGATCTTCCCGATGTACCGCTGTCTCCTGCAAAGGCACAGTAAATACAAAACGCCCGATCGAAACACACACGCGTGTTATGTATATGTACCAATCGAATTTCCCAATCTGGTCTTCGAAGAGGCAAGACACGCAGGTGAAGAACTGCAGGAAGAACAGGGTCCAGAGAATGTAGTAGCCCTTGGAGCACATGTCGGAGGACTTGCTGACAGGTCCACTGGCCACGGTGAGTGCCATGCCGGCGATTAATCCAATTAGTGGCCCTCCAACGACGACAATCCTACTCCCGCATGCAGGGCCGCAAAGCACAGCAAAGCCGATCGATCGGTGACTCTCGTCTGCGGACAATCGTGACTCGTCAACCTCGCTCTCGCGCCCTCCACAGGTGGCGCGCACCCTGACCAGACAGGCAGAACCGCCGCCGACGGATTCAAATGCTAATTTGTACCTCTTAATTCCGATTTTCCGCTCCCGACGATGGACGATGACTTGAGGGCcggaattataattattgtggTGCTGGTTGAGAGATGCGAACTCAGCGCCAGCTGGAGTCACAAACGGTAACTCATGAAATAACAAACGAAACACTTGCTGTCATGCAGGCATGCAGCTTTATAGTGGCGGATCAAATCTATAGAGGATCGCGTTTGCAATTATCTCTTGTATagtttaggattttttttatttctgtcctattaattaaattagaagtCAATAGATGCACGCCTGACAAATCTTACAAGCACATAGTTTTCGGTTTAAAATCCAGCAAAGAtattatgaaagaaaaaaaataaaaattgagcatcTCAAATTGAGATTATGTGGTCATTTTCACTAAATATCTCTATTTTAggtaaaattgtttgtgcTTTAATGCCGGCTCAAATGCGcgcatttttacatttttaatatagttTGACGCTGTATAAACCGCAGTTTTAGCGACCTTGATGAATGAAGaatgaagcaaattttaatttttgccttgctaatgagaaattttatctaaacaTTGACAAAGAAATTCCATCctgcaatatttcttgagagaattaattaatttgacgcAATACAAAGCATTTAAAATCGGTATTAGCAGTTGAAACCGGTATTAAACTGATAACCAACCGGTACTCCCATCTCCAGCTGGCTGTTTTCTCTGTAAAAGAGGCGTGTCTACTCAGATTGCTGGTGCTCTGTCCCGAAGTCGACTCCATAAGCAGGAATTGAATTTCTGCTGGTTTCCTTGCTTCGTTTCTGCGACCAGAAGTGAGTTCCGCGTGCTTTATTCAAGATCATTCATCCAATTCAGTGGAAATTGTATTGACACCGAGCACCTCAGCAGTGACAGTGACgccctttaattttttaaacttccaGGTCATGTCCGTGTCGAGTGGGCCGAGTTTGCAGGAAGACCTGAGCAACATACCACTGGCTGACGATGACCCGCAAGGTGAGTTATCATTGCTGTTTATTATGCAAAGTAGAAAAGAAAACTCGTTTTTCTCACAGCCGTGATCGAGGACGCAGACACGACAGCTGATCTGTCGCTGGTGTCGGACGCAATGGTCAGGGGCCGCAGCATGGACTCGATCCAGTCCACCTTCACCAACGGCAGCAGCTCACCTGGACCGAGCAGTACGTGAATCAAATCTGAATTTTGTATGAAATTCAGTTATATAATTTGCAGATCACCTTGGCCTCGACCCAGACATTAGTCCAGACGAGCAGGAGGAAAAGGCCAGGCTCATTTCGCAGGTGCTAGAACTGCAGAATACGCTTGATGgtaagatatttatttatttgtctttagtttattaattttagggTCGACATATTTTTGTCAACCTTTTGAAAAAGAAGAGTTTTAAGTAATTCTTTTGGGAATTTTGGAGGATTCTGTTTGCTGATCTGTGTGGTCTATCATGACTATGGTGATCTGGACCAGATTCAGCGGTTGAAATTTATATGATTCATCGAGATAGGAGCTTTGAACCaaaaaatggataatttttatgcacagtacagaaattcaatattttggaTACTACAAAAACTGAtcgtaataaaattactgaagTTATTCTTCAAACCTAAGGCTTCCGGCTGTGTTCTATTTTTGCTAAAACGTAATAGAAACAACTGAAACCTAGAAGAATGC
This window encodes:
- the EMC1 gene encoding ER membrane protein complex subunit 1 isoform X2, whose product is MALTVASGPVSKSSDMCSKGYYILWTLFFLQFFTCVSCLFEDQIGKFDWRQRYIGKIRFAAFDAVSGTRKILVATEQNVLAALHPKSGNILWQQVLEKDESVQHMHVGKELVSVSGGPRVHVRAWDKTNGLLAWEWSLSQQQSARARWAVDKGRLYHVVPLDGQLEVSAFSLESGSDLGSRRLAAPWTAGGAYDCVLVGANVVCVTQKSFYWTSLADGAAFAEVPLASFDLTPAAVPMLSGVGELAFSLRLPGKQTVFLMGDKGPRAIHEASATASLLATPFDSNIMFKLENKPDSSALQVSAVSLNTGVEVDEYSNTLILGSKFSPCTLTAAICIKDECSAVLSGEDHTISFVNIPGQITWTREEALASIISIEIIDLPVSDLDAAIESEFGSKQAGIVGMVMRRLTSQVLQIKVLAQTVLGLVQPASSSGPSRASLIRDTFGLHKMIVAVTSAGKVFGIDNLRGELIWQIQLPRFAPLHVGKSPVVPLYVLRTTSHVPFTPLCAILGKDRLTGEGLAVTFEPIKGLVQSSDTLGYKVQQVMQLPHPDDEFLRGLVVLDDQLKVHVYPPESKANAFKQAASLYMFTTWPAKGTFAGFSFAHSTPKDLVATKVWELQLPDGPDREVVAVVGKNPTERVNSQGRVLADRSVMYKYINPNLIAIISQVSDSSHKYILNMYLVDGVSGAVVHSATHKRARAPVNVVHSENWLVYSYFNEKMRRTELASFELYEGKSRSNTTAFSSKSNSVRPLVEQQAYIFPSAVDTMKETITEKGITSKHLIMALPNGNILELPWMFVDPRRPTVQTGEMRDEGVIPYTPELPIPPDAIINYNQTVNRVRGIHTAPSGLESTCLVLVYGLDLFYIRVAPSKAFDLLKDDFDHFLIAAVLLGLVIASYVTKKLAARKARNQAWK
- the LOC135940410 gene encoding short coiled-coil protein homolog isoform X2, encoding MSVSSGPSLQEDLSNIPLADDDPQAVIEDADTTADLSLVSDAMVRGRSMDSIQSTFTNGSSSPGPSNISPDEQEEKARLISQVLELQNTLDDLSQRVDSVKEENLKLRSENQVLGQYIENLMSASSVFQSTSPKSRKK
- the Tti1 gene encoding TELO2-interacting protein 1 homolog, with amino-acid sequence MRDEEKVMFVKLSCACEQLLKSPTKTNAADLNRIIKLLHVSSLKEHQIRILLTLLKVISSQGISPDIKLSAVSTLEDVLMTIPTVPDFLILRHLIQNLIQLLFDPQNSKLSCNIPEELHLCALNSMCLLLTNLTSSQKEQFYSPKAAPFLGVLVCLCLEEAGKQQFRKIKVSAIECLMACAQVLKNPPENDDENTQAGDIFMNFVPGIVKGLKHVICADEKQGHEVTVVALRAWGCLIAQVMDVPLSSQLIGGEEEKPKSLSSASNLAEVQQVISDNKRNAAFFKLADQMLQTNVEAVCSAQNHSHHKVRLELIASAKLILVKCSKNLPNCVVPLLEVLVALSEDTVSEVSNAANAALEDVSRVFGDEMDLTEILEGNLYRVAEQLPSIFTKKDERRQLAGLGLLVGYLRLLSHKLQDALLLHCKLVLDSLMFVCTFETGHIVLLEDLSIKDDATPVQNRPWLQHKHFIGSDGGVLLRKACGILAQEAELVVPQLLAVMVDKPALQKEAVHLINLTLGHLTEFPKAKLVAESFADPAVWAVQLTPEGDTTVAQARSNVVLACLLCEGLAAAATSSGRKVRELLSVVLYPVLERAGSGIELVSLAGRLALSTVASCLGHPSMAALVCNEAEYFTHYVTVKLRRPKDNPGALLVLCAVLKHGSKDILPSVELVVGDVLTRCQDNRVIPRYMDVFLALISNIRRFFPPEEVQNSAKKVELELHHESPVVEQLLLVEKLSRASVTDAEEAKEDAQKMAEPESEEKEKIVPIHIRLIEAVLQRCFHMLPSKDKDIQILALRAMKRGLPILEPYEDQLLPLVHKLWSPLVQRFSPNQDVVVLRLSFELLCIVASCSKNFIRHRCLEQVLPSICQFVRKQANVTSRHRETMLSQSMKLQKAALDRLAPLARDLDLQEEEIHTILEACSPCLSSEQPVVLQESCVELFKQMSRINSDAVWLRLNILWNEGREFKSVSHACPNIRLPLMAANAGRYKANVQLLLQHIKC
- the LOC135940410 gene encoding short coiled-coil protein homolog isoform X3, whose amino-acid sequence is MSVSSGPSLQEDLSNIPLADDDPQAVIEDADTTADLSLVSDAMVRGRSMDSIQSTFTNGSSSPGPSNHLGLDPDISPDEQEEKARLISQVLELQNTLDENIIRHLPFQNRPKLKSNID
- the EMC1 gene encoding ER membrane protein complex subunit 1 isoform X1, which produces MALTVASGPVSKSSDMCSKGYYILWTLFFLQFFTCVSCLFEDQIGKFDWRQRYIGKIRFAAFDAVSGTRKILVATEQNVLAALHPKSGNILWQQVLEKDESVQHMHVGKELVSVSGGPRVHVRAWDKTNGLLAWEWSLSQQQSARARWAVDKGRLYHVVPLDGQLEVSAFSLESGSDLGSRRLAAPWTAGGAYDCVLVGANVVCVTQKSFYWTSLADGAAFAEVPLASFDLTPAAVPMLSGVGELAFSLRLPGKQTVFLMGDKGPRAIHEASATASLLATPFDSNIMFKLENKPDSSALQVSAVSLNTGVEVDEYSNTLILGSKFSPCTLTAAICIKDECSAVLSGEDHTISFVNIPGQITWTREEALASIISIEIIDLPVSDLDAAIESEFGSKQEDLGAATGIVGMVMRRLTSQVLQIKVLAQTVLGLVQPASSSGPSRASLIRDTFGLHKMIVAVTSAGKVFGIDNLRGELIWQIQLPRFAPLHVGKSPVVPLYVLRTTSHVPFTPLCAILGKDRLTGEGLAVTFEPIKGLVQSSDTLGYKVQQVMQLPHPDDEFLRGLVVLDDQLKVHVYPPESKANAFKQAASLYMFTTWPAKGTFAGFSFAHSTPKDLVATKVWELQLPDGPDREVVAVVGKNPTERVNSQGRVLADRSVMYKYINPNLIAIISQVSDSSHKYILNMYLVDGVSGAVVHSATHKRARAPVNVVHSENWLVYSYFNEKMRRTELASFELYEGKSRSNTTAFSSKSNSVRPLVEQQAYIFPSAVDTMKETITEKGITSKHLIMALPNGNILELPWMFVDPRRPTVQTGEMRDEGVIPYTPELPIPPDAIINYNQTVNRVRGIHTAPSGLESTCLVLVYGLDLFYIRVAPSKAFDLLKDDFDHFLIAAVLLGLVIASYVTKKLAARKARNQAWK
- the LOC135940410 gene encoding short coiled-coil protein B isoform X1, with protein sequence MSVSSGPSLQEDLSNIPLADDDPQAVIEDADTTADLSLVSDAMVRGRSMDSIQSTFTNGSSSPGPSNHLGLDPDISPDEQEEKARLISQVLELQNTLDDLSQRVDSVKEENLKLRSENQVLGQYIENLMSASSVFQSTSPKSRKK